A genomic window from Balaenoptera acutorostrata chromosome 20, mBalAcu1.1, whole genome shotgun sequence includes:
- the DERL2 gene encoding derlin-2 isoform X8 — protein MAYQSLRLEYLQIPPVSRAYTTACVLTTAAVVSSCSASFSLSGLDITGSSGNGFGPPGSSEGLVSKQLELITPFQLYFNPELIFKHFQIWRLITNFLFFGPVGFNFLFNMIFLYRYCRMLEEGSFRGRTADFVFMFLFGGFLMTRTLCDSFSKLRGWTGCFSTVSKSEELLTQVLQLDTYIFSWKMYFPINLVE, from the exons ATGGCGTACCAGAGCCTCCGGTTGGAGTACCTGCAGATCCCACCGGTCAGCCGCGCCTACACCACCGCCTGCGTCCTCACCACCGCCGCTGTGGTGAGCAGCTGCAGCGCCAGCTTCTCATTATCCGGGCTGGATATAACCGGGTCCTCGGGAAACGGGTTTGGGCCTCCGGGAAGCTCAGAGGGGTTGGTCTCAAAG caGTTGGAATTGATCACACCTTTTCAGTTGTACTTCAATCCCGAATTAATCTTTAAACACTTTCAA atatGGAGGCTAATCaccaatttcttattttttgggCCAGTTggattcaattttttatttaacatgatTTTTCT ATATCGTTACTGTCGAATGCTAGAAGAAGGCTCTTTCCGAGGTCGGACAGCAGACTTTGTATTTATGTTCCTTTTTGGTGGATTCTTAATGACT CGTACTTTATGTGACAGCTTTTCTAAGCTTAGAGGTTGGACAGGATGCTTTTCTACTGTGAGCAAGTCAGAGGAACTTTTAACCCAG GTATTGCAGTTggacacatatattttttcttggaaGATGTATTTCCCAATCAACCTGGTGGAATAA
- the DERL2 gene encoding derlin-2 isoform X9 — protein MAYQSLRLEYLQIPPVSRAYTTACVLTTAAVQLELITPFQLYFNPELIFKHFQIWRLITNFLFFGPVGFNFLFNMIFLYRYCRMLEEGSFRGRTADFVFMFLFGGFLMTRTLCDSFSKLRGWTGCFSTVSKSEELLTQVLQLDTYIFSWKMYFPINLVE, from the exons ATGGCGTACCAGAGCCTCCGGTTGGAGTACCTGCAGATCCCACCGGTCAGCCGCGCCTACACCACCGCCTGCGTCCTCACCACCGCCGCTGTG caGTTGGAATTGATCACACCTTTTCAGTTGTACTTCAATCCCGAATTAATCTTTAAACACTTTCAA atatGGAGGCTAATCaccaatttcttattttttgggCCAGTTggattcaattttttatttaacatgatTTTTCT ATATCGTTACTGTCGAATGCTAGAAGAAGGCTCTTTCCGAGGTCGGACAGCAGACTTTGTATTTATGTTCCTTTTTGGTGGATTCTTAATGACT CGTACTTTATGTGACAGCTTTTCTAAGCTTAGAGGTTGGACAGGATGCTTTTCTACTGTGAGCAAGTCAGAGGAACTTTTAACCCAG GTATTGCAGTTggacacatatattttttcttggaaGATGTATTTCCCAATCAACCTGGTGGAATAA